One stretch of Xanthomonas sp. DAR 35659 DNA includes these proteins:
- a CDS encoding DUF7710 domain-containing protein, which translates to MTQSTVWVFCGPKAAFPSGVFWSKDQAQAWIVANRLSGTLTEYPVGVSTYEWAVGEGLFRPSKPEHRQPAFIQTFSCAAQAHQHYEDGQ; encoded by the coding sequence ATGACGCAATCCACGGTCTGGGTGTTCTGCGGTCCGAAGGCCGCGTTTCCTTCCGGCGTGTTCTGGAGCAAGGATCAGGCGCAGGCCTGGATCGTCGCCAACCGGCTCAGCGGGACGCTCACCGAGTATCCAGTCGGTGTCAGCACCTACGAGTGGGCGGTCGGCGAAGGCCTGTTCCGGCCCAGCAAGCCGGAGCATCGGCAACCCGCTTTCATCCAGACCTTTTCCTGTGCCGCCCAGGCGCATCAGCATTACGAAGATGGCCAGTAG
- a CDS encoding mannitol dehydrogenase family protein: MTDSRLTAAALPNLPPTIARPSYALDRLRIGIVHLGTGAFHRAHQAVYLDALLADEPEWAISAVSLHSPQVRDALRPQDSLYTLALLDEPPQLRTIGAIREVLCAQDEQPAVLARLADPAVRLVTLTVTEKGYCLAGDHLDFAHPDIVHDLATPHAPRSAIGYLVAGLRARLRLGLAPYTMLSCDNLPDNGGKLRRAVLQFAHALDPALAAWIENEAAFPCSMVDSITPASDDALRERVAAQLGCHDAWPIQRERYSQWVIEDRFCNGRPAFERAGVTLSDDIAGFDRAKLRLLNGPHSTLAYLGSLLGLDTVVDAMRHPQLAAFVEALMREDIAPTVQPMPGFDPQHYTGAILARFRNPAIAHRLAQIAWDGSQKLPVRLLGTIADALAAGRRIDRLCLPIAAWMQFVRRQARDGVTLVDPMAEALHGIGRRATGEAVHDVAAFIALEVVFAPLSGDARFVQALRSAYVALGDGGAAGVARALSMV, encoded by the coding sequence GTGACCGACTCACGCCTCACCGCCGCCGCACTCCCCAACCTGCCCCCCACCATCGCGCGCCCGAGCTACGCCCTGGACCGCCTGCGCATCGGCATCGTCCACCTCGGCACCGGCGCCTTCCACCGCGCCCACCAGGCGGTCTACCTCGACGCCCTGCTTGCCGACGAACCAGAGTGGGCGATCAGTGCCGTCTCCCTGCACAGCCCGCAGGTGCGCGATGCCCTGCGGCCGCAGGACAGCCTCTACACCCTGGCCCTGCTCGACGAACCCCCGCAGCTACGGACCATCGGCGCCATCCGCGAAGTGCTGTGCGCGCAGGACGAACAGCCTGCCGTGCTCGCCCGCCTGGCCGACCCGGCAGTGCGCCTGGTCACCCTCACCGTCACCGAGAAGGGCTACTGCCTGGCGGGCGACCATCTCGACTTCGCCCATCCGGACATCGTCCACGACCTCGCCACCCCGCACGCCCCGCGCAGCGCCATCGGCTACCTGGTCGCCGGCCTGCGCGCGCGCCTGCGCCTGGGGCTGGCGCCGTACACGATGCTCAGTTGCGACAACCTGCCGGACAACGGCGGCAAGCTGCGCCGCGCCGTGCTGCAGTTCGCGCACGCCCTCGACCCGGCGCTGGCGGCTTGGATCGAAAACGAAGCCGCGTTCCCCTGCTCGATGGTCGACAGCATCACCCCGGCCAGCGACGACGCCCTGCGCGAGCGCGTCGCAGCGCAACTCGGTTGCCACGACGCCTGGCCGATCCAGCGCGAGCGCTACAGCCAGTGGGTGATCGAAGACCGCTTCTGCAACGGCCGCCCCGCCTTCGAGCGCGCCGGCGTCACCCTCAGCGACGACATCGCCGGCTTCGATCGCGCCAAGCTGCGCCTGCTCAATGGCCCACACTCCACGCTGGCCTACCTGGGGTCGCTGCTCGGCCTGGACACCGTCGTCGACGCGATGCGTCACCCGCAACTGGCCGCGTTCGTCGAAGCGCTGATGCGCGAGGACATCGCCCCCACCGTGCAGCCGATGCCCGGCTTCGACCCGCAGCACTACACCGGCGCCATCCTTGCCCGCTTCCGCAATCCCGCCATCGCCCACCGCCTGGCACAGATCGCCTGGGACGGCTCGCAGAAGCTGCCGGTGCGCCTGCTCGGCACCATCGCCGACGCCCTGGCCGCTGGCCGCCGCATCGATCGGCTGTGCCTGCCGATCGCGGCGTGGATGCAGTTCGTGCGGCGACAGGCGCGCGATGGCGTGACGCTGGTCGATCCCATGGCCGAGGCGCTGCACGGGATCGGGCGACGCGCGACCGGCGAGGCAGTTCATGACGTGGCGGCGTTCATCGCGCTGGAGGTGGTGTTCGCGCCGCTGTCGGGCGATGCGCGCTTCGTCCAAGCGCTGCGCAGCGCCTACGTCGCGCTGGGCGATGGCGGCGCGGCGGGCGTCGCGCGCGCGCTCTCGATGGTGTAG
- a CDS encoding glycoside hydrolase family 3 protein: MAPCAAVAAEAPPPYLDTQRSFEQRAADLVSRMTLEEKAAQMQNAAPAIPRLGVPAYDWWNEALHGVARAGGATVFPQAIGMAATFDVPLMQDVSTAISDEARAKHHEALRRDQHARYQGLTFWSPNINIFRDPRWGRGQETYGEDPFLTARMGVTFVQGLQGEGDDAPKNAQGETYRKLDATAKHFAVHSGPEADRHHFDAHPSQRDLYETYLPAFEALVKEGKVDAVMGAYNRVYGESASASKFLLRDVLRDTWGFDGYVVSDCWAIVDIWKNHKIVATREEAAALAVKHGTELECGEEYSTLPTAVRKGLISEAKVDKALQKLMVARMRLGMFDPPQQLRWARIPLSANQSPAHDALARRTARESLVLLKNDGVLPLSRAKLKRIAVIGPTADDTMALLGNYYGTPAAPVTVLQGIREAAPDAEVLYARGADLVEGRDDPAATPLIEPQYLRPSADSPERGLRGEYFRNRDLSGPPALVRTDAQIGFKWDRGSPTDNLLARGEAGPDQAIPADNFSIRWSGKLVPPATGTYHLETAADDGVRLYLDGKRLIDRWSASDRLHADGVDVRLEAGRSYDLRLEYYEGERDAGIRLAWRQPGAKPPLQEALDAARSADVVVFVGGLTGDVEGEEMKVNYPGFAGGDRTDLRLPKPQRDLLEALHGTGKPVVAVLTTGSALAIDWAQQHVPAILLAWYPGQRGGSAVADVLFGDANPAGRLPVTFYKESEKLPAFDDYAMRGRTYRYFGGTPLYPFGHGLSYTRFAYSDLRLDRSKLAADGSLHATLKVKNTGQRAGDEVVQLYLQPVAPQRERATKELRGFQRIALQPGETREVSFAIAPQTDLRIYDEARKAYVVDPGDYELQVGASSSDVRVRQRFSVQPSAAVPQR; this comes from the coding sequence ATGGCGCCGTGCGCGGCGGTCGCCGCCGAGGCGCCGCCGCCGTACCTGGACACCCAGCGCAGTTTCGAACAGCGCGCGGCCGACCTGGTGTCGCGCATGACCCTGGAGGAAAAAGCCGCGCAGATGCAGAACGCCGCGCCGGCGATCCCGCGCCTGGGCGTGCCGGCCTACGACTGGTGGAACGAGGCGCTGCACGGCGTGGCCCGCGCCGGCGGCGCCACCGTATTCCCGCAGGCGATCGGCATGGCGGCCACCTTCGACGTGCCGCTGATGCAGGACGTCTCCACCGCGATCAGCGACGAGGCGCGCGCCAAGCACCACGAGGCCCTGCGCCGCGACCAGCACGCGCGCTACCAGGGCCTGACCTTCTGGTCGCCGAACATCAACATCTTCCGCGACCCGCGCTGGGGCCGTGGCCAGGAGACCTACGGCGAGGATCCGTTCCTCACCGCGCGCATGGGCGTGACCTTCGTGCAGGGCCTGCAGGGCGAGGGCGACGACGCGCCGAAGAACGCGCAGGGCGAGACCTACCGCAAGCTCGACGCCACCGCCAAGCACTTCGCCGTGCACAGCGGCCCGGAGGCCGACCGCCATCACTTCGACGCGCACCCGTCGCAGCGCGACCTGTACGAGACCTACCTGCCGGCGTTCGAGGCGCTGGTCAAGGAAGGGAAGGTGGACGCGGTGATGGGCGCCTACAACCGCGTGTACGGCGAATCGGCCAGCGCCAGCAAGTTCCTGCTGCGCGACGTGCTGCGCGACACCTGGGGCTTCGACGGCTACGTGGTCTCCGACTGCTGGGCGATCGTGGACATTTGGAAGAACCACAAGATCGTCGCCACGCGCGAGGAGGCCGCCGCGTTGGCGGTGAAGCACGGCACCGAACTGGAATGCGGCGAGGAATACTCCACGCTACCGACGGCGGTGCGCAAGGGATTGATCAGCGAGGCCAAAGTCGACAAGGCGCTGCAGAAGCTGATGGTCGCGCGCATGCGCCTGGGCATGTTCGACCCGCCGCAGCAGCTGCGTTGGGCGCGGATTCCGCTCTCGGCCAACCAATCGCCGGCGCACGACGCGCTGGCGCGGCGCACCGCGCGCGAATCGCTGGTGCTGCTGAAGAACGACGGCGTGCTGCCGCTGTCGCGCGCCAAGCTCAAGCGCATCGCGGTGATCGGCCCCACCGCCGACGACACCATGGCGCTGCTTGGCAACTACTACGGCACGCCGGCCGCGCCGGTCACCGTGTTGCAGGGCATCCGCGAGGCGGCGCCCGACGCCGAAGTGCTCTACGCACGCGGCGCCGACCTGGTCGAAGGCCGCGACGATCCCGCGGCCACGCCGTTGATCGAGCCGCAATACCTGCGCCCGTCGGCCGACTCGCCCGAGCGCGGCCTGCGCGGCGAGTACTTCCGCAATCGCGACCTGTCCGGCCCGCCGGCGCTGGTGCGCACCGATGCGCAGATCGGCTTCAAGTGGGACCGCGGCTCGCCCACCGACAACCTGCTCGCCCGCGGCGAAGCCGGTCCGGACCAGGCCATCCCGGCCGACAATTTCAGCATCCGCTGGAGCGGCAAGCTGGTGCCGCCGGCCACCGGCACCTACCATCTGGAAACCGCGGCCGACGACGGCGTGCGCCTGTATCTGGATGGCAAGCGCCTGATCGACCGCTGGAGCGCCAGCGACCGCCTGCATGCCGACGGCGTCGATGTGCGGCTGGAGGCCGGCCGCAGTTACGACCTGCGGCTGGAGTACTACGAAGGCGAGCGCGACGCGGGCATCCGCCTGGCCTGGCGCCAGCCCGGCGCCAAGCCGCCGCTGCAGGAGGCGCTGGATGCGGCGCGCAGCGCCGACGTGGTGGTGTTCGTCGGCGGCCTGACCGGCGACGTGGAAGGCGAGGAGATGAAGGTCAACTATCCCGGCTTCGCCGGCGGCGACCGCACCGACCTGCGCCTGCCCAAGCCGCAGCGCGACCTGCTCGAAGCCCTGCACGGCACCGGCAAGCCGGTGGTGGCGGTGCTGACCACCGGCTCGGCGCTGGCCATCGACTGGGCGCAGCAGCACGTGCCGGCGATCCTGCTGGCCTGGTATCCCGGCCAACGCGGCGGCAGCGCCGTGGCCGACGTGCTGTTCGGCGACGCCAACCCCGCCGGCCGCCTGCCGGTGACGTTCTACAAGGAAAGCGAGAAGCTTCCCGCGTTCGACGACTACGCCATGCGCGGCCGCACCTATCGCTACTTCGGCGGCACCCCGCTGTACCCGTTCGGGCACGGCCTGTCGTACACCCGGTTCGCCTATTCCGACCTGCGCCTGGACCGCAGCAAGCTCGCAGCCGACGGCAGCCTGCATGCCACGCTGAAGGTGAAGAACACCGGCCAGCGCGCAGGCGACGAAGTGGTGCAGCTGTACCTGCAACCCGTGGCGCCGCAACGCGAACGCGCCACCAAGGAACTGCGCGGCTTCCAGCGCATCGCCCTGCAACCCGGCGAAACCCGGGAAGTGAGTTTCGCCATTGCCCCGCAAACCGACCTGCGCATCTACGACGAAGCGCGCAAGGCCTACGTGGTGGACCCAGGCGACTACGAACTGCAGGTCGGCGCATCGAGCAGCGACGTGCGCGTGCGCCAGCGCTTCAGCGTGCAGCCGTCGGCCGCGGTGCCGCAGCGGTGA
- a CDS encoding glycoside hydrolase family 43 protein, protein MRWGRAWLWALLGVATLQAASAQRAPVPAPAVDTVAFDWFVYRGDDAVFATPLPAGHYRNPVLAGFYPDPSVTRAGDRYYLVNSTFAYFPALPVFESRDLVHWRQVGNVVERAEQLNYDGLKVSRGMFAASIAHHQGRFYVVGTAVDSGGNFIATADDPAGPWSPLHWLPDIDGIDPSLFFDDDGTTYLLNNGPPDGAPLYEGHRAIWMQRFDLARLQPVGPRKVLVNGGVDLASKPIWIEGPHLYKRDGWYVLSCAEGGTGPQHSQVALRSRTPWGPYLPAPHNPILTQRDLPAKRADPISNAGHADLVEGPDGQWWALFLASRPYAQERYNTGRETFLLPVTWHDGWPSILPAGQPIPYVAPGPAGLRADAETAPLSGNFTWRDDFDAAHRDRRWLLLRTPRREWLDLRARPGWMTLHPDTQGLDGSGNPAFLAYRQQHLRFDASTAVQIPAQPGLVAGLAAFQNADAWYVLGVRRRGARAEVFLDKRDGERTTTVARSPVAATGTLRLKIAGDGGRYAFAFAADGQDWRWLRRDDDAAMLSTALAGGFTGTTLGPYARREPDPSSKE, encoded by the coding sequence ATGCGCTGGGGACGCGCATGGCTGTGGGCGCTGCTGGGCGTGGCGACGCTGCAAGCCGCGTCGGCGCAGCGCGCGCCGGTGCCGGCGCCCGCGGTGGACACGGTCGCCTTCGATTGGTTCGTGTATCGCGGCGACGATGCGGTGTTCGCCACGCCGCTGCCGGCGGGCCACTACCGCAATCCGGTGCTGGCCGGCTTCTATCCCGACCCGAGCGTCACCCGCGCCGGCGATCGCTACTACCTGGTCAATTCCACCTTCGCCTACTTCCCGGCGCTGCCGGTGTTCGAGAGCCGCGACCTGGTGCACTGGCGGCAGGTCGGCAACGTGGTCGAGCGTGCCGAGCAGCTGAACTACGACGGCCTGAAGGTGTCGCGCGGCATGTTCGCCGCCAGCATCGCGCACCATCAGGGCCGCTTCTACGTGGTCGGCACCGCGGTGGACAGCGGCGGCAACTTCATCGCGACGGCGGACGATCCGGCCGGGCCATGGTCGCCGCTGCACTGGCTGCCGGACATCGACGGCATCGACCCGTCGCTGTTCTTCGACGACGACGGCACCACCTACCTGCTCAACAACGGTCCGCCGGATGGCGCGCCGCTGTACGAGGGCCATCGCGCGATCTGGATGCAGCGCTTCGATCTGGCGCGGCTGCAGCCGGTCGGCCCGCGCAAGGTGCTGGTCAACGGCGGCGTGGACCTGGCCAGCAAGCCGATCTGGATCGAAGGCCCGCACCTGTACAAGCGCGACGGCTGGTACGTGCTGTCCTGCGCGGAAGGCGGCACCGGCCCGCAGCATTCGCAGGTGGCATTGCGCAGTCGCACGCCGTGGGGGCCGTACCTGCCGGCGCCGCACAATCCGATCCTGACCCAGCGCGACCTGCCCGCCAAGCGCGCCGACCCGATCAGCAACGCCGGCCATGCCGATCTGGTCGAAGGCCCGGATGGGCAATGGTGGGCGCTGTTCCTGGCCAGCCGCCCGTACGCGCAGGAGCGCTACAACACCGGCCGCGAAACCTTCCTGTTGCCGGTGACCTGGCACGATGGCTGGCCTTCGATCCTGCCGGCGGGCCAGCCGATCCCCTACGTCGCGCCGGGTCCGGCCGGACTGCGCGCCGACGCCGAAACCGCGCCGCTGAGCGGCAACTTCACCTGGCGCGACGACTTCGACGCGGCCCACCGCGATCGTCGCTGGCTGCTGCTGCGCACGCCCAGGCGCGAGTGGCTGGACCTGCGCGCGCGCCCGGGGTGGATGACGCTGCACCCCGATACGCAGGGCCTCGACGGCAGCGGCAATCCGGCGTTCCTGGCGTACCGGCAACAGCACCTGCGCTTCGACGCCAGCACCGCCGTGCAGATCCCCGCGCAGCCGGGCCTGGTCGCCGGCCTGGCCGCCTTCCAGAACGCCGATGCCTGGTACGTGCTCGGCGTGCGCCGCCGCGGCGCGCGCGCCGAAGTGTTCCTCGACAAGCGCGACGGCGAGCGCACCACCACGGTCGCGCGCAGCCCGGTCGCTGCGACGGGCACGCTGCGCCTGAAGATCGCCGGCGACGGCGGCCGCTATGCCTTCGCCTTCGCCGCCGATGGCCAGGACTGGCGCTGGCTGCGCCGCGACGACGATGCGGCCATGCTCAGCACCGCCTTGGCTGGCGGCTTCACCGGCACCACCCTCGGGCCGTATGCCCGCCGCGAACCGGATCCATCCAGCAAGGAGTAG